The following proteins are co-located in the Microbacterium immunditiarum genome:
- a CDS encoding ATP-dependent DNA ligase, giving the protein MGRFIYDASGNSVEIEDRTLAHLRIVVMNKLRRSEAFMFDVDMGDGSGRRSFWMHPSVPMQFHFYGGRQPRINRMWVEDLMQAASGPNGLTIVPEPADDPVVEEG; this is encoded by the coding sequence ATGGGCAGGTTCATCTATGACGCGTCGGGAAACTCGGTCGAGATCGAGGACCGCACTCTCGCACATCTGCGCATCGTCGTGATGAACAAGCTGCGCCGGTCCGAGGCGTTCATGTTCGACGTCGACATGGGTGACGGCAGCGGCCGCCGGAGCTTCTGGATGCACCCGTCGGTCCCCATGCAGTTCCACTTCTACGGCGGCCGTCAGCCGCGCATCAACCGCATGTGGGTGGAAGACCTCATGCAGGCCGCGAGCGGGCCCAACGGACTCACGATCGTCCCCGAACCCGCCGACGACCCGGTCGTCGAAGAGGGCTGA
- a CDS encoding dipeptide ABC transporter ATP-binding protein: MTVLSIEGLRVSYATSAGRREVVHGVGFDVAEGEVLALVGESGSGKSTTAHALIGLLPEGGRVDGGAVQLGGVDIAGWSSRRLRSVRGVSVGLVPQDPVASLDPVRPIGVQVGEILRVHGERDSRVVRARVLELLERVGLDDPALRARQYPHELSGGMRQRVLIATAIALRPRLIIADEPTSALDATVQRRVLDLIDDLRREEGTSVLLVTHDLGVAADRAQRIVVLKDGRVVEEGPADEILAGPRDVYTGQLLADAPALATGFRRPPAPLFLRDASAAAAENPYAITATGLVKEFAVRGREPFRAVDDVSFRVRRGTTHALVGESGSGKTTTARLITRFLHPDAGTIDLDGTDVAGLSRSEVRELRRRIQLVYQNPFSSLDPRQSIAQIVAEPLHNFREGCRADRAARAGELIDRVALPRDVLDRTPRELSGGQRQRVAIARALAIRPDVVVLDEAVSALDVTVQARILELLESLQQELGLTYLFISHDLAVVRRISHTVSVMRRGRVVEQGATEDLFANPTHDYTRELLAAVPGRTEVAA, encoded by the coding sequence ATGACGGTGCTCAGCATCGAAGGGCTGCGCGTCTCGTATGCAACCAGCGCCGGCCGCCGGGAGGTCGTCCACGGCGTGGGGTTCGACGTCGCCGAGGGCGAGGTCCTCGCGCTCGTGGGCGAGTCCGGGTCGGGCAAGTCCACGACCGCGCACGCGCTCATCGGACTGCTGCCCGAGGGCGGCCGGGTCGACGGCGGTGCCGTGCAACTCGGCGGGGTCGACATCGCCGGATGGTCGTCGCGGCGCCTGCGCTCGGTGCGCGGCGTGAGCGTCGGGCTCGTGCCCCAGGACCCCGTGGCGTCGCTCGACCCGGTGCGTCCGATCGGCGTGCAGGTCGGCGAGATCCTCCGTGTGCACGGCGAGCGCGACTCGCGCGTCGTGAGGGCGCGCGTGCTCGAGCTGCTCGAGCGCGTCGGGCTCGACGACCCGGCGCTGCGGGCTAGGCAGTACCCGCACGAGCTGTCGGGCGGCATGCGGCAGCGCGTGCTCATCGCGACGGCGATCGCCCTGCGGCCGCGGCTCATCATCGCGGACGAGCCCACGAGCGCACTCGACGCGACCGTGCAGCGCCGCGTCCTGGACCTCATCGACGACCTGCGCCGCGAAGAGGGGACGTCGGTGCTGCTCGTGACGCACGACCTCGGCGTCGCCGCCGACCGCGCGCAGCGGATCGTCGTGCTCAAGGACGGCCGCGTCGTCGAGGAAGGCCCGGCGGACGAGATCCTCGCGGGTCCGCGTGACGTGTACACAGGGCAGCTCCTCGCCGACGCGCCCGCGCTCGCAACGGGATTCCGGCGCCCGCCCGCACCGCTCTTCCTGCGCGACGCGTCCGCTGCGGCGGCCGAGAACCCGTACGCGATCACGGCGACCGGCCTCGTGAAGGAGTTCGCCGTGCGCGGGCGCGAGCCGTTCCGCGCCGTAGACGACGTGTCGTTCCGCGTGCGCCGCGGCACGACGCACGCGCTCGTGGGCGAGTCGGGCTCAGGGAAGACGACGACCGCGCGGCTCATCACGCGGTTCCTGCATCCGGATGCCGGCACCATCGACCTCGACGGCACCGACGTCGCCGGGCTGTCGCGCTCCGAGGTGCGGGAACTGCGCCGTCGCATCCAGCTCGTGTACCAGAACCCCTTCTCGTCGCTCGATCCGCGCCAGAGCATCGCGCAGATCGTGGCGGAGCCGCTGCACAACTTCCGAGAGGGATGCCGCGCCGACCGCGCCGCGCGCGCCGGCGAGCTCATCGACCGCGTCGCGCTGCCCCGCGATGTGCTCGACCGCACGCCGCGGGAGCTCTCGGGAGGGCAGCGCCAGCGCGTCGCGATCGCGCGGGCGCTCGCGATCCGCCCCGACGTCGTCGTGCTCGACGAGGCGGTCTCGGCGCTCGACGTCACGGTGCAGGCGCGCATCCTCGAGCTGCTCGAGTCCCTGCAGCAGGAGCTCGGCCTCACGTACCTGTTCATCTCACACGATCTCGCGGTCGTCCGTCGCATCAGCCACACGGTGTCGGTCATGCGCCGCGGCCGTGTCGTCGAGCAGGGCGCGACCGAGGACCTCTTCGCGAACCCCACCCATGACTACACGCGCGAGCTGCTCGCAGCCGTGCCCGGACGAACGGAGGTCGCGGCTTGA
- a CDS encoding extracellular solute-binding protein has product MNTRSTLRFAAGVAATGLAIGALAGCAAGGGGTDNDGNGDEVTITWWHNGTGEPLKSFWEEVAAEFEADNPGVNVDVQAFQNEELQRTLIPNALQAGGDAAPDLFMVWAEGEIKSQVEAGYLKDLSELTEVVDSIGGAGTGWNVDGKQYGIPYRFGIEGIWYNADLFEQAGITETPTTFTEFSEAINKLADSGVAPIGVGAGDGWPAAHWWYQFAIKTCSEDALKEAAETLTFDDECFVEAGENLKAWMDEFDGDLPFQQNPTSTPAQSVPNSSAGLLAAQQTAMELMGTWHRGETAKLVPGAPADNPPAPEWLAWMPVPDIEGAAGAPGAALGSGDAWGVYVDAPDQTLDLLEYISSVDVQTRFAATGEIPTVAGAEAGITDPVLKQIAEGTVNAELVVTWLDTQYGPVIGKAMNDAIVNLMFGNGTPEDVPQAMNDAAATL; this is encoded by the coding sequence ATGAACACACGCAGCACGTTGCGGTTCGCCGCGGGCGTCGCCGCGACCGGCCTGGCGATCGGCGCCCTCGCCGGCTGTGCGGCCGGCGGCGGAGGCACCGACAACGACGGGAACGGCGACGAGGTGACCATCACGTGGTGGCACAACGGCACCGGTGAGCCGCTGAAGTCCTTCTGGGAGGAGGTCGCCGCCGAGTTCGAGGCCGACAACCCCGGAGTCAACGTGGACGTCCAGGCGTTCCAGAACGAGGAGCTCCAGCGCACCCTCATCCCCAACGCACTGCAGGCCGGTGGCGACGCAGCTCCCGACCTGTTCATGGTCTGGGCCGAGGGTGAGATCAAGTCGCAGGTCGAGGCCGGTTACCTCAAGGACCTCAGCGAGCTGACCGAGGTCGTCGACTCGATCGGCGGCGCCGGCACCGGCTGGAACGTCGACGGCAAGCAGTACGGCATCCCCTACCGCTTCGGCATCGAGGGCATCTGGTACAACGCCGACCTGTTCGAGCAGGCGGGCATCACCGAGACGCCGACCACGTTCACCGAGTTCAGCGAGGCGATCAACAAGCTCGCCGACAGCGGCGTCGCTCCCATCGGCGTCGGCGCGGGCGACGGCTGGCCGGCCGCCCACTGGTGGTACCAGTTCGCGATCAAGACGTGCTCCGAGGACGCGCTCAAGGAGGCCGCCGAGACGCTGACCTTCGACGACGAGTGCTTCGTCGAAGCGGGCGAGAACCTCAAGGCGTGGATGGACGAGTTCGACGGCGACCTGCCGTTCCAGCAGAACCCGACCAGCACCCCGGCACAGAGCGTGCCGAACAGCTCGGCGGGCCTGCTCGCCGCGCAGCAGACCGCGATGGAGCTCATGGGCACGTGGCACCGCGGCGAGACCGCGAAGCTCGTCCCGGGCGCCCCGGCCGACAACCCGCCCGCGCCCGAGTGGCTCGCGTGGATGCCCGTGCCCGACATCGAGGGCGCCGCGGGCGCTCCCGGCGCCGCGCTCGGCTCGGGTGACGCATGGGGCGTCTACGTCGACGCGCCGGACCAGACGCTCGACCTCCTCGAGTACATCTCCAGCGTCGACGTGCAGACCCGCTTCGCCGCCACCGGCGAGATCCCGACGGTCGCGGGCGCCGAGGCCGGCATCACCGACCCGGTGCTCAAGCAGATCGCCGAGGGCACGGTCAACGCCGAGCTGGTGGTCACGTGGCTCGACACGCAGTACGGTCCCGTCATCGGCAAGGCGATGAACGACGCCATCGTCAACCTGATGTTCGGCAACGGCACGCCCGAGGACGTTCCTCAGGCGATGAACGACGCGGCCGCGACCCTGTAG
- a CDS encoding putative FMN-dependent luciferase-like monooxygenase, with protein sequence MTTAPTLVFFTRLLDDAPPAERYRLATDQIRHAERFGIQRAWVAQHHFRAAEGGLPSPFVFLAHAAAATSEIRLGTGVVTLPLEDPVRVAEDAVVADLLSGGRIDLGLGSGGTPSSFTPFGLHVSEKAAVYDEKLRTLLAALEGDDIGGGNTLYPGAGTLGARMWQATFSAAGGTRAGVHGHGLLLSRTQPRPADDLHASLAAIQQPIVDAYLEALPPGAAPRVTASRTVFVADDRADALRFAEVGLRRAAEGFRRAGQTIPGDSLDELIVALDTHLGTPDEVVASLGTDGTLERATEIAFQVHSVDAPHDFVLRSIELFATEVAPKLGWATSDSSLASALEGSLGKETA encoded by the coding sequence TTGACCACCGCCCCCACTCTCGTCTTCTTCACGAGGCTCCTCGACGACGCGCCGCCCGCCGAGCGCTATCGCCTCGCGACCGACCAGATCCGCCACGCGGAGCGCTTCGGCATCCAGCGCGCGTGGGTCGCGCAGCACCACTTCCGCGCGGCGGAGGGCGGGCTGCCGTCGCCGTTCGTCTTCCTCGCCCACGCGGCGGCGGCCACGAGCGAGATCCGGCTCGGGACCGGCGTCGTGACGCTGCCGCTCGAAGACCCGGTGCGGGTCGCCGAGGACGCGGTCGTCGCGGACCTCCTGTCGGGCGGCCGCATCGACCTCGGTCTCGGCAGCGGCGGCACGCCGTCGTCGTTCACGCCTTTCGGCCTCCACGTCTCGGAGAAGGCGGCGGTGTACGACGAGAAGCTGCGCACGCTGCTGGCCGCGCTCGAGGGAGACGACATCGGCGGCGGCAACACGCTGTACCCGGGTGCCGGAACCCTGGGTGCCCGCATGTGGCAGGCCACCTTCTCGGCAGCGGGCGGCACCCGCGCCGGGGTCCACGGCCACGGCCTGCTCCTCTCCCGCACGCAGCCGCGCCCCGCCGACGACCTGCACGCGTCGCTCGCCGCGATCCAGCAGCCCATCGTCGACGCGTACCTCGAAGCGCTCCCGCCGGGCGCCGCGCCCCGCGTCACCGCTTCGCGCACGGTGTTCGTCGCCGACGACCGCGCCGACGCGCTGCGCTTCGCCGAGGTCGGCCTGCGCCGCGCGGCCGAGGGCTTCCGACGGGCGGGCCAGACGATCCCGGGCGACTCGCTCGACGAGCTGATCGTCGCGCTCGACACGCACCTCGGCACGCCTGACGAGGTCGTCGCCTCGCTCGGGACTGACGGGACGCTCGAACGCGCGACGGAGATCGCGTTCCAGGTGCACTCGGTCGACGCCCCGCACGACTTCGTCCTGCGCTCGATCGAGCTGTTCGCGACCGAGGTCGCCCCGAAGCTCGGCTGGGCGACGAGCGACAGCAGCCTGGCATCCGCCCTCGAAGGATCTCTCGGAAAGGAGACCGCATGA
- a CDS encoding ROK family protein has product MADRSGTVEGVRRANLARVLQFAHLERALSRSRLTALTGLNRSTVADLVAELTTLGLTIERAPDPSRRVGRPSPVVAPDPRVIAIAANPEVDALTMAAVGLDGGIPARRRIDVDNLMSPEEAARLIAEVADEWRGTVLRDARVVAAGVAVPGLVRAADGLVRIAPHLGWREAPVRTLVEEATGLPTAVGNDASLGAMAEHLFGAGRGIDDLVYLNGGASGIGGGLIVHGFPVAGTAGYAGEFGQNRPGILSPADRRAADGVLEDEVSRARLLAAVGLSGADEPTLAAAIFASDAPDVAAELARQRHILATALANAVNVLNPAVVVLGGFLATIADSDPAALDESVRAQCMPASAEDLEIRTAVLAEDRLLIGAAEAAFGDLLRDPIAGDVTGGQVRAATAS; this is encoded by the coding sequence GTGGCCGACCGCTCAGGCACCGTCGAAGGGGTGCGACGCGCGAATCTCGCGCGCGTGCTGCAGTTCGCGCACCTCGAGCGCGCTCTCTCCCGGTCGCGGCTGACCGCTCTCACGGGGCTCAACCGCTCCACCGTCGCCGACCTCGTCGCCGAGCTGACGACGCTCGGCCTCACGATCGAGCGAGCGCCCGACCCGTCCCGTCGCGTGGGCCGTCCCTCTCCCGTCGTCGCCCCCGATCCGCGCGTCATCGCGATCGCGGCGAACCCCGAGGTCGATGCGCTCACGATGGCCGCCGTCGGGCTCGACGGCGGGATCCCGGCACGCCGGCGCATCGACGTGGACAACCTCATGTCGCCCGAAGAGGCGGCCCGCCTCATCGCCGAGGTCGCGGACGAGTGGCGCGGCACGGTCCTGCGTGACGCGCGCGTCGTCGCGGCGGGCGTCGCGGTGCCCGGGCTCGTGCGCGCCGCCGACGGCCTCGTGCGCATCGCGCCGCACCTCGGCTGGCGCGAGGCCCCGGTCCGCACCCTCGTCGAGGAGGCGACGGGGCTGCCCACGGCGGTGGGCAACGACGCGTCGCTCGGCGCGATGGCCGAGCACCTGTTCGGGGCCGGCCGCGGCATCGACGACCTGGTCTACCTCAACGGCGGCGCGAGCGGCATCGGCGGCGGTCTCATCGTGCACGGCTTCCCCGTCGCGGGCACGGCGGGCTACGCCGGCGAGTTCGGGCAGAACCGCCCCGGCATCCTCTCCCCCGCCGATCGCCGCGCCGCCGACGGCGTCCTCGAGGACGAGGTGAGCCGCGCGCGGCTGCTGGCCGCCGTGGGGCTCTCGGGCGCGGACGAGCCGACGCTCGCTGCGGCGATCTTCGCGTCGGATGCGCCGGATGTCGCCGCCGAGCTCGCCCGTCAGCGACACATCCTCGCGACTGCGCTCGCCAACGCGGTGAACGTGCTCAATCCGGCGGTGGTCGTTCTGGGAGGATTCCTCGCCACGATCGCCGACAGCGACCCGGCGGCGCTCGACGAATCGGTGCGCGCGCAGTGCATGCCGGCATCCGCCGAAGACCTGGAGATCCGCACCGCGGTGCTCGCCGAGGACCGCCTTCTCATCGGCGCGGCGGAGGCCGCCTTCGGCGACCTTCTGCGCGACCCGATTGCGGGCGACGTCACGGGTGGTCAGGTGCGCGCGGCCACGGCGTCCTGA
- a CDS encoding TIGR04028 family ABC transporter substrate-binding protein, which produces MSRPAIRAVAALAAVATAATLASCASSSAPSGSGAPAGDPVTGGTLTYLEHQTFTNLYPPQAGFYPNGGVVNNITARLTWQNPETLEIEPWIATEWTVNEDATEYTFDLRGEATFSDGTPIDAAAVAKNFDTYGLGNPGLGLTVSEAINNYESSQVVDEDTVTFRFSAPAPGFLQATSTINSGLLSPETLDLSLEEFGAGNATEIVGSGPFVITDERLGTELTFEAREDYDWAPPSFEHQGRAYLDGIHLIVAPEDSVRIGSLLAGQADYIRYVQAFDEARVESAGFELHAPQTRGVNNSIGLRFTNPLLSDVRVRQAIVAGVDAQEVVDTIFTANYPKATSALSSTALGYKDESSFYEYDPERAQELLDEAGWEAGSDGIREKDGQRLSLTVYEAKPQPLSKQTLELVAQQLKKIGVELNVKSADAGTYAEDIKDPVKTPLYHSMVGRADFDVIKSQFHTENRNTLLSDDAELDRLLEVVASEPDPAKRVESSQAVQDYLAEQAYVIPLFEEPQVYGTAPYVHGVEYESVGRPLFYDVWLDK; this is translated from the coding sequence ATGTCCCGTCCCGCTATTCGCGCCGTCGCTGCACTCGCCGCGGTCGCCACCGCGGCCACCCTCGCGTCGTGCGCGTCGAGCAGCGCTCCGAGCGGCTCGGGTGCGCCCGCCGGCGACCCGGTCACCGGCGGCACCCTGACCTACCTCGAGCACCAGACCTTCACGAACCTGTACCCGCCTCAGGCCGGGTTCTACCCGAACGGCGGCGTCGTGAACAACATCACGGCGCGCCTGACGTGGCAGAACCCCGAGACGCTCGAGATCGAGCCGTGGATCGCGACCGAGTGGACGGTGAACGAGGACGCGACCGAATACACGTTCGACCTGCGCGGCGAGGCGACGTTCTCGGACGGCACGCCGATCGACGCGGCGGCCGTCGCGAAGAACTTCGACACCTACGGGCTGGGGAACCCGGGCCTCGGGCTGACGGTCTCCGAGGCGATCAACAACTACGAGTCGAGCCAGGTCGTCGACGAGGACACGGTGACGTTCCGCTTCTCGGCGCCGGCGCCCGGCTTCCTGCAGGCGACGTCGACCATCAACTCGGGGCTGCTGTCGCCCGAAACGCTCGACCTGTCGCTGGAGGAGTTCGGCGCAGGCAACGCGACGGAGATCGTCGGCTCGGGGCCGTTCGTGATCACCGACGAGAGGCTCGGCACCGAGCTCACGTTCGAGGCGCGCGAGGACTACGACTGGGCGCCGCCGAGCTTCGAGCACCAGGGTCGTGCGTACCTCGACGGGATCCACCTGATCGTGGCGCCCGAGGACTCCGTGCGAATCGGATCGCTCCTCGCGGGCCAGGCGGACTACATCCGGTATGTGCAGGCGTTCGACGAGGCGCGCGTCGAGTCGGCGGGCTTCGAGTTGCACGCGCCGCAGACGCGCGGCGTCAACAACTCGATCGGCCTGCGCTTCACGAACCCGCTGCTGAGCGACGTGCGCGTGCGGCAGGCGATCGTCGCGGGCGTCGACGCACAGGAGGTCGTGGACACGATCTTCACCGCGAACTACCCGAAGGCGACGTCGGCGCTGAGCTCGACGGCGCTGGGCTACAAGGACGAATCGTCGTTCTACGAGTACGACCCCGAGAGGGCGCAGGAGCTCCTCGACGAGGCGGGCTGGGAGGCGGGCTCCGACGGCATCCGCGAGAAGGACGGGCAGCGCCTGTCGCTCACGGTCTACGAGGCGAAGCCGCAGCCGCTGTCGAAGCAGACGCTCGAGCTGGTCGCTCAGCAGCTGAAGAAGATCGGCGTCGAGCTGAACGTGAAGTCGGCGGATGCCGGCACCTACGCCGAGGACATCAAGGACCCCGTCAAGACCCCGCTCTACCACTCGATGGTCGGCCGCGCGGACTTCGACGTCATCAAGAGCCAGTTCCACACGGAGAATCGCAACACGCTCCTGTCGGACGACGCGGAGCTCGACCGGCTGCTCGAGGTCGTGGCCTCCGAGCCCGACCCCGCCAAGCGCGTCGAGTCCTCGCAGGCGGTGCAGGACTACCTCGCCGAGCAGGCGTACGTGATCCCGCTGTTCGAGGAGCCGCAGGTGTACGGCACGGCACCGTACGTGCACGGCGTCGAGTACGAGTCGGTCGGCCGGCCGCTGTTCTACGACGTGTGGCTCGACAAGTAG
- a CDS encoding CMD domain protein, which produces MTTPTVDVVDTLTGAAPDGVVAAVRSIRPVTREQLQASYDALFDPVDDAEFSLTERLLVAAFATGLTGADATADLYAERAADADAGAASVIASLVAEAGTAGPFGRYREEGLVGESADGRRFSVAEGARTQLGDRLAAALEHTHLLVYRPREAADAALQRLLDAGWTVSGIVTLSQLVAFLAFQQRVVAGLRVLEEVGA; this is translated from the coding sequence ATGACCACTCCCACCGTCGACGTCGTCGACACCCTCACGGGCGCGGCGCCCGACGGCGTCGTCGCCGCCGTCCGCAGCATCCGCCCCGTCACGCGCGAACAGCTGCAGGCCAGCTACGACGCCCTCTTCGATCCCGTCGACGACGCCGAGTTCAGCCTGACCGAGCGCCTGCTCGTCGCGGCGTTCGCGACGGGACTGACCGGGGCGGATGCCACGGCCGACCTTTACGCCGAGCGCGCCGCGGATGCCGACGCCGGTGCGGCATCCGTCATCGCCTCGCTGGTCGCTGAGGCGGGCACGGCCGGTCCGTTCGGGCGGTACCGGGAGGAGGGGCTCGTCGGCGAGAGCGCCGACGGCCGGCGGTTCTCGGTGGCCGAGGGTGCGCGCACCCAGCTCGGCGACCGGCTCGCGGCGGCGCTCGAGCACACGCACCTGCTCGTCTACCGGCCGCGCGAGGCGGCGGATGCCGCGCTCCAGCGCCTGCTCGACGCGGGATGGACCGTGTCGGGCATCGTCACCCTGTCGCAGCTGGTCGCGTTCCTCGCGTTCCAGCAGCGCGTCGTCGCGGGACTCCGCGTGCTCGAGGAGGTGGGCGCATGA
- a CDS encoding alkylhydroperoxidase domain protein, with protein MSETVATQVQTFTYDEPHPHAFTRGEVGWLPWLEPLPVDELTDRHYDGLVDRARASSDYFRLLARDPEILRARTLVDKDIFYNTAQGLPRAERELAAAAASRVNGCVFCASVHARFAAHFSKSPEFVDALLADGVKADLGERWDAITDAAAALTATPIAFGPAHVTRLRATGLDELEIADVIHGAAFFNWANRLMLSLGRPVAPPDQA; from the coding sequence ATGAGCGAGACCGTCGCCACCCAGGTCCAGACGTTCACGTACGACGAGCCGCATCCGCACGCGTTCACTCGCGGCGAGGTCGGCTGGCTGCCGTGGCTGGAGCCGCTGCCCGTCGATGAGCTCACCGACCGGCACTACGACGGACTCGTCGATCGAGCGCGCGCGTCGAGCGACTACTTCCGGCTGCTCGCGCGCGACCCCGAGATCCTGCGGGCGCGCACGCTCGTCGACAAGGACATCTTCTACAACACCGCCCAGGGCCTCCCGCGGGCCGAGCGCGAGCTCGCGGCCGCGGCGGCGTCGCGCGTCAACGGCTGCGTCTTCTGCGCATCCGTGCACGCCCGCTTCGCCGCGCACTTCTCGAAGAGCCCCGAATTCGTCGACGCGCTCCTCGCGGACGGCGTGAAGGCTGACCTCGGTGAGCGCTGGGACGCGATCACGGATGCCGCGGCCGCCCTCACGGCGACGCCGATCGCCTTCGGGCCGGCTCACGTCACGCGCTTGCGCGCAACCGGGCTCGACGAGCTCGAGATCGCCGATGTCATCCACGGGGCGGCGTTCTTCAACTGGGCGAACCGGCTCATGCTGTCGCTCGGACGGCCCGTCGCACCGCCCGACCAGGCCTGA
- a CDS encoding ABC transporter permease → MTAPVLPPEIDAVRSAARDEASGVLTDPIETDATAEPGRPSRRSSIARLFARERRPSWTLVLAVAVVVIAVLWALVPWAFTGYDPIDGVPAEKLQPPSLEHWFGTDAIGRDLYAGVVYGAVHSLSGALIAVTVGLAAGTLIGVVAGSVGGIVDDILMRIVDVLLSIPGLLLMLSVIILLGFGTVNAAIAVGVVSVASFARLSRSEVVRVRRSDYVEAAFGSGGTFISVLRRHVLPNSLTAVIGLAALQFGTAILAISTLGFLGYGAPPPTPEWGLLIAEGRNYVATAWWLTTLPGLVVLVVVLSANRISQSLGRSSR, encoded by the coding sequence ATGACCGCTCCCGTCCTTCCCCCCGAGATCGACGCTGTCCGGTCTGCGGCGCGCGACGAGGCATCCGGCGTTCTCACCGACCCGATCGAGACGGATGCCACAGCCGAGCCCGGCCGCCCGAGCCGGCGCTCGTCGATTGCGCGCCTGTTCGCCCGAGAGCGTCGCCCCTCGTGGACGCTCGTGCTCGCTGTCGCGGTCGTCGTGATCGCCGTGCTGTGGGCGCTCGTCCCGTGGGCGTTCACCGGGTACGACCCGATCGACGGCGTGCCGGCCGAGAAGCTGCAGCCGCCGAGCCTCGAGCACTGGTTCGGCACGGATGCGATCGGCCGCGACCTCTACGCGGGCGTCGTCTACGGTGCGGTGCACTCGCTGTCGGGGGCGCTCATCGCGGTGACGGTGGGCCTCGCGGCGGGCACGCTCATCGGAGTCGTCGCCGGGTCGGTGGGCGGCATCGTCGACGACATCCTCATGCGGATCGTCGACGTGCTGCTGTCGATCCCCGGGCTGCTGCTCATGCTGTCGGTGATCATCCTGCTCGGCTTCGGCACGGTGAACGCCGCGATCGCGGTGGGCGTCGTGAGCGTCGCGTCGTTCGCGAGGCTGTCGCGCTCCGAGGTCGTGCGCGTGCGGCGCAGCGACTACGTCGAGGCCGCGTTCGGCAGCGGGGGCACGTTCATCTCGGTGCTGCGCCGGCACGTGCTGCCGAACTCGCTCACGGCGGTGATCGGCCTCGCGGCGCTGCAGTTCGGCACGGCGATCCTCGCGATCTCGACCCTCGGCTTCCTCGGCTACGGCGCACCGCCGCCGACGCCCGAGTGGGGGCTGCTCATCGCCGAGGGCCGCAACTACGTGGCGACCGCGTGGTGGCTCACGACGCTCCCCGGTCTCGTCGTGCTCGTCGTCGTGCTGAGCGCGAACCGCATCAGCCAGTCGCTCGGAAGGAGCTCGCGATGA
- a CDS encoding ABC transporter permease produces the protein MRYALRRAGQAAIVLIAAYTVTFLLLQLLPGDAILIRYDNPELGLSAEQIQQIRINYGVDTPWWQQYLTTLAGYLRGEFGYSTQYGTGVLELIGEALPSTVALAGIGFLVAVILAVAIAFLSTLSPFGWLRRGLQAIPGVFVSIPVFWLGILLIQVFSFGLGWVPIVGADPVVGLILPVLTLAVPISAPLAQILIRSVDEVRLQPFVTVVRAKGASESRVLFTSVARNAILPTLTIAGVLFGELVGGAVVTETVFGRPGIGRVTEQAVANQDIPVLQGIVVLAAFTFIVVNLAVDLLYPVLDPRLRSGSRRANAGTAVPESTPTPVEASA, from the coding sequence ATGCGCTACGCGTTGAGACGGGCCGGGCAGGCCGCGATCGTCCTGATCGCGGCCTACACGGTCACCTTCCTGCTGCTCCAGCTGCTGCCGGGGGACGCGATCCTCATCCGCTACGACAACCCCGAGCTGGGGCTCTCGGCGGAGCAGATCCAGCAGATCCGGATCAACTACGGCGTCGACACCCCGTGGTGGCAGCAGTACCTCACGACGCTCGCGGGCTACCTGCGCGGCGAGTTCGGGTACTCGACGCAGTACGGCACGGGAGTGCTCGAGCTGATCGGCGAGGCGCTGCCCTCGACGGTCGCGCTCGCGGGCATCGGGTTCCTCGTCGCGGTGATCCTCGCGGTCGCGATCGCGTTCCTGTCGACCCTGTCGCCGTTCGGGTGGCTGCGCCGCGGACTGCAGGCGATCCCGGGGGTTTTCGTCTCGATCCCGGTGTTCTGGCTCGGCATCCTGCTCATCCAGGTGTTCTCGTTCGGACTCGGGTGGGTGCCCATCGTCGGCGCCGACCCCGTCGTCGGCCTGATCCTGCCGGTGCTCACGCTCGCGGTGCCGATCTCCGCACCGCTCGCGCAGATCCTCATCCGCTCGGTCGACGAGGTGCGGCTGCAGCCGTTCGTGACGGTCGTCCGCGCGAAGGGCGCGTCCGAGTCGCGCGTGCTGTTCACGTCGGTCGCCCGCAACGCGATCCTCCCGACGCTCACGATCGCAGGCGTGCTGTTCGGCGAGCTCGTCGGCGGCGCGGTCGTGACCGAGACTGTGTTCGGCCGACCCGGGATCGGGCGCGTCACCGAGCAGGCGGTCGCGAACCAGGACATCCCGGTGCTGCAGGGCATCGTCGTGCTGGCGGCGTTCACGTTCATCGTCGTGAACCTGGCGGTCGACCTGCTGTACCCCGTGCTCGACCCGCGACTGCGCTCCGGCTCGCGCCGCGCGAACGCCGGCACGGCAGTGCCCGAGTCCACCCCGACGCCGGTGGAGGCATCCGCATGA